The nucleotide sequence TTTGATGAAATTGACGTTTTCCGAAAGAAGTCTCGGCGCGCGGTTCACACTGCCCGAAAAGACCTCAAAGGCCGTCAGCCCGGCGAACAGGATCAGGGCGTAACCGGCAACGCCGCCGTCAGCCCCGGCCCAGGAGGGCTTGAAGACCACCGAGAACACGAAGGTGTAGACGGCCAGGGTCGCCAGGGGGGAAACGAGGCTCCACAGCGCCCCGAGCTGGGCCCCGTGGTAGCGCGAGGCGAACTCGATGCGGGTAAAAGCGGCCAAAAGCTCGCGACGACGCCAAAAGGCCCGGGCAAAGGCCACCGGACCGAGGTTCGCGGCTAGGCCGGCCCACAAGGAGCCGGCCCGGGGCCGCCGCACGACCATGACCTTGGATTGCGTATACATGGAGCCGGTTGCATATTCGATGGAATTGACGCATGTCAACGCATCCGACACGCCCCGCAACCTCCCAAGCCAAGCGGACCTTCATGCGCATCACCATTGACGCCAGTTCCTTGTCCTATCCCAAACGCACCGGCATCGGCCGTTGTCTGGAATCCGTCCTGCCCCATCTGGCGTCCCTGGCCCAGGCGCGCGGCGACAGCCTGACCCTTATCTCGGGCCAGCCCGTGGTCAACGCCGCCGCCCTGGCCCTGATCGAGGCCGGAGCCGTCCGCGCCGCCACGGTCAACGTCCCCTCGCTCTACGCCTGGCAACAGGCCGGCATGGCCTGGCAGACGAAAGAAGTCGGCAGCGACGTGCACTACGCCCCGGACGGCCTGCTGCCCGTCGGCTTTACCGGCCGTAGCCTCGGCGTGGTCAACGACGTCCTGTGGAAGCGCATCCCCGAGACCCTGCCGCGCCACATCCGCTGGGTGTTCGCCTTGCGCCAGCGGGCCAGCCTGGAAAACCTCACCATACCGCTCTCGCTTTCGGCCTTCACCCGGGCCGAGGCCCTGGCCCTGTACGGCGAGGCGGCGGCTCGCATCCGCCCGACCAGCCTTTGCGCCGTGGACCACCACCGTTTCCGCCCGGCCCAGCCCGCCGATACGGGTGATGCTGGCGATATCGCTTCCCTGGCCGATTTCCGCGCCCGCCACGGCCTGCCGGAGGCCTTTTTCCTGTGCGTGGGCAACCTCATGGCCCACAAAAATCTCACCGTGGCCCTACGGGCTATGGCCCGGCTGCCCGAGGATGCCGTGTTGGCCGTGGTCGGCCACGGCGATCCTGGCGCACTGAGCGTAGCTGCCCTGGCGGCCAGCCTGTCCCCGGGCCGAGTGCGCTGCCTGGGCTATCTGCCCGACGACGATCTGCCCCTGGCCTACCGGGCCGCCGCCGCTTTCGTCTTTCCCTCGCGCTACGAAGGCTTCGGGCTGCCGCTGCTCGAAGCCATGGCCAGCGGCACGCCCGTGGCCTATGCCGAGGCCGCCTCCCTGCCCGAAGCCGCCGGCGGAGCCGGCCTGCCCTTCGCCCCGGACGACGACGCCGCCCTGGCCTCCATCCTGACCCGGCTTATGGCCGACCTCGACCTTCGCCGAGAGCAGATCGCCCTGGGCCTGGCCCGGGCCGCTGCCTTCTCCTGGCAGGACTGCGCCCAAAATGTCTTTGACGCCCTCATCGAGGCCGCCGGGGAAAGCGACAAGCGGCCCAAGGTCACCATCGTCACCCCATCGTACAATCAGGCCGTCTATCTGGAGCAGACGCTGACCTCCGTGGCCGGCCAGCAAAACGTGGCTGTGGAGCATATCGTCCTCGACGGCGGCTCCACCGACGCCACCCCCGACATCTTGTTGGCCTGGGACGGCCGGTTGGCGTTCTCGCGCTCGGCCAAGGACGACGGCCAGACCGCCGCCCTGGCCGAAGGCTTTGCCCGGGCCACGGGCGAGGTGTTGGGGTGGCTCAATTCCGACGACTGGCTGTGGTCCGACGACGCGCTTCGCGCCGTGGCCGAGGCCTTCGCCAAGCACCCCGACGCGGTCATGGTCACCGGCGACACCGTGCTGACCGACGCCGAGGGCAAGCCCGTCATGATCGACATGGTGCTGCCCTCCTCGCGCCAGATGCGCTACACCATGGCCGTGCCCCAGCAATCGACCTTTTTCCGCAAATCCGCCTACGAGGCGGCCGGCGGCATGGACACGACTTTTTCCTACTGCATGGACTTCGACCTGTTCGAGCGGATAAGCCGCCAGGGTCGCATCGTGCGCCTGCCCAAGGTGCTGGCCGCCTTCCGCCTGCACCCCTCGGCCAAGACCGCCACCTGGCAGGAGGTCTTTCGCCGCGACGTGGCCGCCTGCCAGCACCGCCACGGCTCCGGGTTCCTGCATGAACTCAAAATCAAGCTCGTGACCCTGGAAGTGCGTCTGGGTTCGGTCCTGGCCCAGCTTGGCGCCATCGCCAAGGGCCGGCCGTTGCCCAGCCACGTCAATTGCCGCCTGGAACCCCTGCGTGCCTATGCCCGCAAAAAACACGGTCTGGCCGGATAGCCCATGCGCATCGCCGTCAACGCCCGCACCCTGGCCTATCCCTCCGGCGGCCCCAAGGAATATCTCTTAAGCCTCATGCGGGCCATGCTCGACCTGGACGCCGGCCACGACTTCACACTTTTTTATTCCGATCCCAAGGACGTGGGCACCTTCCCCGAGGCCGAGGAAATCGTCCTGCCCACGGCCAACCGGCTGGCCTTCGACTGGCTGGCCCTGCCCCTGACCCTGCGCCGCCGCCGCTTCGACGCCGCCTTTTTCCCCTCGTCCAACATGCCCCCCGGCATTCCCTGCCCGGCCGTGGTGGCCATGCTCGACCTCGGCTACTTCCACCCGACGCTCTCCATGTACCGGGCCGCCGACACCTGCTACATGAAGTTCGCCATCCGCTACAGCGCCAGGCGCGCCGAGCGTCTGGTCGCCATCTCCGACTACACCCGGCGCGACGTCCTGCGCCTGACCCGGGCCAGGTCCGAACACGTCGCCGTCACCCACCTCGCCTGCGACCCCATGTACAAGGCCCCGGTAACTGACGACGCCCTGGCCCGCTTCCGCAGCGACCGGGACCTGCCCCAGGATTTCATTCTCTACAGCGGCAACGTCTCGCCGCGAAAAAACTTGCCCGTGCTCCTGGCCGCCTACGCCCGACTGGCTGACCGGACCTCTTGCGATCTGGTCCTCACCGGCGGCCTGGCCTGGAACGAAGATTTCAGCTCCCTGACGCGCCAACTCGGCCTGAACTCGCGGGTGCATCGCCTCGGCCATGTGCCGCGCGAGCACATGCCACTGCTCTACCGCTGCGCCAAGGCCCTGGCCTTCCCTTCACTCTTCGAAGGCTTCGGCCTGCCCATCCTCGAAGCCCAGGCCTGCGGCACGCCCGTGGTCTGCGCCAACGCCACCGCCCTGCCCGAAGTGGCCGGACGCGGCGCGCTGCTGGTCGATCCCGCCTCCATCGACGCCTGGACCCAGGCCCTCGCCCAGGTCCTTGCCGACGACGCCCTGCGCCGCACGCTCATCACCGAAGGCCACGCCAACGAAGCCCGCTTCACCTGGGAGCGCACCGCCCGCCAGACCCTCGCCAGCCTCGAAGCCGCTGCTGGGGGAGAGAAGACGTGCCTCCGGCGGCCGGGGGCCTGAGGCCCCCGGACCCCCCAACGAGAGAAAAAGTTAAAGGGGGGGCGACGGGGAGTGGTTCTTTGTCGGCTGGGAAGGCAACAAGGCTGGGTACGATGTTTGACGGCAACTAGCCTGCCCCCGCCACCCTGAATGGGGAGCGACGGTCTTGCAGGCCTTTTTAATTTACGGTATGAACAGTATCGTAATTAGCGCGCCTCCGGCCGCGGCAGCGGCCATACCATAGCGTCACCAAAGGAGAACGCCCCATGAGCAGAAAACGTATCGTCGTCATCGGCGGCACCGCCGCCGGCCCCAAGGCCGCCGCCCGGGCCAAACGCTTGGACGAAAACGCCGATGTCACCCTGCTGCAAAAAGCCCCCAACCTCTCCATGGCCTCCTGCGGCTACCCCTACTACGTCGCCGGCAGCGTCAAGGAGCGCGACAAACTCCTCGCCACCCCGGCCGGCGTGGTGCGCGATCCGGCCTTTTTCGCCGGGGCCAAGGGCGTGGCCGCCCTGACCGGCACAGAAGTCACGGCCATCGACCGCGCCGCCCATACCATCGCCTGGAAACGCGCCGCTTCCGGCGAGACCGGCCATCTCCCCTACGACAAGCTCATCATCGCCACCGGCTCCAGTCCCAAAATTCCGCCCATCCCGGGCCGCGAACTGGCCGGCGTCACGACGCTCGCCAGCCTGGAGGACGCCGACCTCCTGCGGGAAAAGGCCAAAGCCATGCCCGGCGGCCGGGCCGTCATCGTCGGCGGCGGGCTCATCGGCATGGAAACCTGCGAGGCCCTGACCGACGCCGGCCTGGCCGTCACCGTAGTCGAGGCCCTGCCCCAGATCCTCGGCTTCCTCGATCCCGAACTGGCGCTGCTTGTCGCCAACCACGCCAAGGCCAAGGGCGCGGCCGTGCTGACGGGCGTGGGCCTAAGCGAAATCCTCGGCGCGAACGGCGCGGTTTCGGGCGTGCGGCTGGCCGACGGCCGCGAACTGCCCTGCTCGCTCGTGGTGCTGGCCATCGGCGTGGCCCCCAACGTCGCCCTGGCCAAGGCCGCCGGCCTGGAACTTGGAGCCACCGGCGGCATCAAGATCGACGCCCACATGCGTACCTCCGACCCGGATATCTACGCCGCCGGCGACTGCGTGGAAGTGACCAATCGCCTGACCGGCCAGCCCATGCTGGCGCCCTACGGCGATCTGGCCAACCTCGAAGGCCGGGTGGCCGGCGAAAACGCCGCCCTGGGCGATACGGCGACCTTCCCCGGAACCATCGGCAGCGGCATCTGCAAGGTGTTCGATTTCGCCGCCGGCTCCACGGGCCTGTCCGAACGCCGGGCCAGGGAAGCCGGCATCGATGTCGTT is from Solidesulfovibrio magneticus RS-1 and encodes:
- a CDS encoding glycosyltransferase gives rise to the protein MRITIDASSLSYPKRTGIGRCLESVLPHLASLAQARGDSLTLISGQPVVNAAALALIEAGAVRAATVNVPSLYAWQQAGMAWQTKEVGSDVHYAPDGLLPVGFTGRSLGVVNDVLWKRIPETLPRHIRWVFALRQRASLENLTIPLSLSAFTRAEALALYGEAAARIRPTSLCAVDHHRFRPAQPADTGDAGDIASLADFRARHGLPEAFFLCVGNLMAHKNLTVALRAMARLPEDAVLAVVGHGDPGALSVAALAASLSPGRVRCLGYLPDDDLPLAYRAAAAFVFPSRYEGFGLPLLEAMASGTPVAYAEAASLPEAAGGAGLPFAPDDDAALASILTRLMADLDLRREQIALGLARAAAFSWQDCAQNVFDALIEAAGESDKRPKVTIVTPSYNQAVYLEQTLTSVAGQQNVAVEHIVLDGGSTDATPDILLAWDGRLAFSRSAKDDGQTAALAEGFARATGEVLGWLNSDDWLWSDDALRAVAEAFAKHPDAVMVTGDTVLTDAEGKPVMIDMVLPSSRQMRYTMAVPQQSTFFRKSAYEAAGGMDTTFSYCMDFDLFERISRQGRIVRLPKVLAAFRLHPSAKTATWQEVFRRDVAACQHRHGSGFLHELKIKLVTLEVRLGSVLAQLGAIAKGRPLPSHVNCRLEPLRAYARKKHGLAG
- a CDS encoding glycosyltransferase family 4 protein, translated to MRIAVNARTLAYPSGGPKEYLLSLMRAMLDLDAGHDFTLFYSDPKDVGTFPEAEEIVLPTANRLAFDWLALPLTLRRRRFDAAFFPSSNMPPGIPCPAVVAMLDLGYFHPTLSMYRAADTCYMKFAIRYSARRAERLVAISDYTRRDVLRLTRARSEHVAVTHLACDPMYKAPVTDDALARFRSDRDLPQDFILYSGNVSPRKNLPVLLAAYARLADRTSCDLVLTGGLAWNEDFSSLTRQLGLNSRVHRLGHVPREHMPLLYRCAKALAFPSLFEGFGLPILEAQACGTPVVCANATALPEVAGRGALLVDPASIDAWTQALAQVLADDALRRTLITEGHANEARFTWERTARQTLASLEAAAGGEKTCLRRPGA
- a CDS encoding FAD-dependent oxidoreductase, which gives rise to MSRKRIVVIGGTAAGPKAAARAKRLDENADVTLLQKAPNLSMASCGYPYYVAGSVKERDKLLATPAGVVRDPAFFAGAKGVAALTGTEVTAIDRAAHTIAWKRAASGETGHLPYDKLIIATGSSPKIPPIPGRELAGVTTLASLEDADLLREKAKAMPGGRAVIVGGGLIGMETCEALTDAGLAVTVVEALPQILGFLDPELALLVANHAKAKGAAVLTGVGLSEILGANGAVSGVRLADGRELPCSLVVLAIGVAPNVALAKAAGLELGATGGIKIDAHMRTSDPDIYAAGDCVEVTNRLTGQPMLAPYGDLANLEGRVAGENAALGDTATFPGTIGSGICKVFDFAAGSTGLSERRAREAGIDVVSAVNAGSDIPGFMGAKLLVSKIVAEAKTGRILGFSCVGPGNVNRQVAEMAMAILGGLTVDDLAMADLPYAPPYSLAIDHAIASAHILQNKMRGLMRSVGNGEIKARLDAGDRPLLLDVRGPKEFERTRLGLGETLIPVGQLRKRLAELPQDKTTPIVAYCGVSMRAYEAQRMLLAAGYDNVTVMEGGLAAWPFAREK